Genomic segment of Oncorhynchus tshawytscha isolate Ot180627B linkage group LG13, Otsh_v2.0, whole genome shotgun sequence:
gtcatttaggtcaacattggatcattcagagatcctcgctgaacttctggagagagtttgctgcactgaaagtaaaggggctgaataattttgcacccccaatttttcagtttttgatttgttaaaaaagtttgaaatatctaataaatatcgttccacttcatgattgtgtcccacttgttgttgattcttcacaaaaaatacagttttatatctttatgtttgaagcctgaaatgtggcaaaaggtcgcaaagttcaagggggccgaatactttcgcaaggcactgtatattgtccTTTTTCTCGTTTGACTCTGCGGAGGTCATAGCTGGCATTCCTGTACTTATTCCTGTCTTCGACCGTAGCATCAAGGTTGTCTATGATAGCTTTGTGTGCGGTAGCCCTGCTCTTTAGTTTAGCGCAGGGtttttgattggggaagcagaGAAACCTCACCGTGGGAAAAACGTCACCGATGCATTTTCTAATGAAACAGCCATATGTATTGGACTGAACATGGATCCAAGTTGTGGCTATTTGGGCTATTCATATTATCAGATGATGATATAGCCCAACGTGTTCAGTCGATTGTCGAACTTTATTAGCCTatcattatatcacatcacaatGTTATTAGTACAATTGTCGTTATAGCCTTGATCTGTATTGGTAGATTATTGCAAAATGTACAGACCTTTCGCATAATTGAATAGAAACTACATTTTTTTATGCACAATAATTAGTTAATAAAACAATAGGCCTATTTGATTTTACATGACAAAAACCCAACGCAGGCGCAGAATTTCGTCACAGAGTGTGGGAGTGGTTGTCCCTGGTGCTGAAAAAACTGGCATGTGCGCGAGGATTTTACAGCATCGCCACATAGCAAGAGCGTGCCATTGTTATTATACCTCAGTGGAGCCGATCCTGCGACAAACAGAGGACAGTGTCAGCCAAGAACTATTTCTCAAGACGTAAgataatattttattttcagagCACCTTTGCTGGATAGTGGATCCAGAATTACATGTAGCTTAAACTAACAATACTGAACGttgatgtatttttttttatagccTGTAATAGTAATGTTAGCATTAACCCTTTTAACAATTTCCCAATAGACATAAGAAAGAAACAACATACTATGCACACAATTAAAAAACGGGTAACTTCCGAATTGAATGTCAATGCTGTCTATATAATGTTTTGCCATGTTTTATTGTATGTAAATCCTTGGCACATCATCTCAGATATATTTAGGACTGCATGACCCAGTTTCTGGAATAGTCTCAATCGTTCGCACAGATGACATGCCGTCCAAAAAAGGGGATGTCATTAGAGATTCTATATTTACACGATTAAAGAATAGATAGATGTCCGAATCGAAATCGCCAGTCATTTCTCAAGCCCCAATGGGCGTCAACCACTGCACCATCATAGGCATCAATGATGCTTTTATATGTCTACGTCGTATGGTGAATTTTCTCTGTAGCCGAATGGGTGTGGTATTGAAGACCGTTGATGCTCTTAATCAGTATTCGACAGATCTACACAAAAGCATGACCTAATGGATAAGAACGATTGGTTCAAAGGTAATTTTTAAATCAGTTTTGTAGAGCATATTGATACTGTGACCTTTATCCACTGAAAACCGTTGATGCTCTAAATCAGTATTCGACAGATCTACACAAAAGCATGACCTAATGGATAAGAACGATTGGTTCAAAGGGAATTTTTAAATCAGTTTTGTAGAGCATCTTGATACTGTGACCTTTATCCACTGATAGACAATCATTCTTACCCCATTTAATATGTCATAACCTACTGACAGGGTGGGGTCATTTGTACCCTAAATGTTGATTTCATGCTACAGTAATTGCATTTTAACAACAGAATCTTGTCCATTTTCACTATGTGCAATTTACATCATTTTGAGTGTTCCAAAATTTTTTAACCACAGCCAGACTTGTGAGAGAAGTGTGTGGCCGTGTTATTATCATTTGTTTTAGGAAATTCACATTCACACATGGGGAACCTATAATTATGTGGTCACAATTAACTTAGTAATGTTCAAAAAAGTATTACtcatatatatcacacacacatttcaagATTAGAGCCGATTCCGAGGAATCCCTAATCAGGTTATGTTCACAAATATGCGACTCCACGGTATTGCACTCTAGGCCTAGCATTTCCATGTCAGGTTTTAGAACAAAGAACACAATCACCAGAAAGCTTATGTAACGTAGTTTGCTTCAGTTTGCCAACACTTAGGTCCAAATGAGCAACAAGGATTGACCTAAATCTGCATCTCAAGAAAAATCTACTTAAATCCTGTGCCCATTTGTTCTTATGTAATGGCATAGACTTATCTTAGCCAGTCAAGCCAAAACGTTCAGGTTATCTTCTACCCATGGCGTCTACAGTATAGGGTCCCTTTGGGATTAATGAAAAAATATCAGGGAGCCATTCAAAATTATAGGGACATAGTACTGGGTTACTAAGTGGAGTTGAAATATGTGTAGAGACTAAGATGAGAGCAGTATGTATGTCTAATCTATTTCAAGCTATGAcccaaaatcacattttaatttgGCCTCATTCCTCTTTTACATTCAGATAAAAATGCTGGTGAAATCAAACAGCGAGTATGACTCCTTCCTCTACTGGAGACAGCCCATCTCCGCCCCGGACCTGTCCGAGTTGGAAGACCTGGGTGTGACCAAAAGCAAGCCAACCAAGAAGAGCAAGAAGGCCACCAAGAAACAGAATGCCGCCCTAGCCAAGCAAAGGAAGCAGCAAGAGGCCGAATTGTTAGAGTACACCACCTTCAACTACTGGAGAGAGCCTATCCCCAGCATCGACCTCCTCGACTTCAACCTGCTTCTGTGAGGACCATCCCATCTCAGCCTCCCAGTCATAAGAACCTCCCTCTCCTCACACTCACCTTATCTGAATAACCATGGCTTTTTGTCAAGTTTCTGGTCCACCCAAGAAG
This window contains:
- the LOC112264746 gene encoding protein AF1q, with the translated sequence MLVKSNSEYDSFLYWRQPISAPDLSELEDLGVTKSKPTKKSKKATKKQNAALAKQRKQQEAELLEYTTFNYWREPIPSIDLLDFNLLL